The nucleotide sequence GGTCCTCCGCCTATAACAAGAACCTTAGTTTGCATCAACCTCAGAAGCCCGGGGGAAAAGGACAGTGTATGCGGGCTTTTCTAACGGAATTATTAAAAAAGTATGCTGAGACCTTAAAGAAAAATCTTCCGACGCTTCCTGACACTGTCCCATCCCTGTTTTCTCCCCATGACAGTGTCTTTTCATTATTGTTTATGGCAATTATGAGGTATATATGCTCGGGCTTCATGCCTGCAATATCCTCCTCGCTGGGAATCGCAAGGCCCTTTGTAAGGCCAAACTGTGTATGAGAATGAAAGTCTCCTATAATCTGTAACTTGTCCAATTTAGTAAGAATCGGCTCTATCTTTTTATGGTCTTTGCTATGAAACACAACTGCCTTATGTTTCCTTCTTGCAGTCTGAACACTAAATGCATGCTCAACGATAAACCTATCTGCAAGCCTGTAGCCCAACAGAAACCCAAGGCATTCCTTTTTATATACCTCTGCTGAAGACAAAAGGATGTCAACAAAGGCATTCTCTGAAAGATATACCCTCATTGGAGATGCCTCAAGCATTATTTTCTAATGGGCACCCTCACAGTCAGCACAGGGCAAGGTGCATCCCTTACGACCTTTGCGGCTGTAGAGCCAAAGATGACCTTGTCAAGCCCTTTCCTTCCGTGAGTTCCTATTACTATAAGGTCAATCTTGTTTTCTCCTGCAAATCTGAGGATTTCCTCATGAGGGATACCCTTGATTACAATCCTCTCGATGTCCTTATAGCCTCTTAGCTCCTCAACACAGCATCCCTCAATCTCTTTCTTTGCACCAGTCTCCATGTCCTTAGAAAGTTCATCCATGCTTGTGTGGGGCACATACCAGCCCGATGCCCTTACGACATCGTAAATCACATGAAGGATATAGAGTTTTGCCCCATATTTTTTAACGAGGTCAGTAAGAAGTGGCACTGCCACCAGAGAGCCCTCCGAGAAATCAGTCGGATAAAGAATCCTTTTAACCTCCATACTAAGCCTCCTTTAAAAGATTAATTATATGTCCCGTTACCCCTCTACAAATCCAAACCTGTGTAATTTACAAGGTTATAGTATAACCTTGCCCCTATAGCATCTTCAAGCACTATACTATCATTTGTCAAGCCAATTTGGAAGTGTCCTCCTTGCTTTACTTTACAGGGGAGGGGGGTGGTATGCTAAGTCCTTGATTTTTAATGATTCTGCCTTCACTTTTCTTCATTTTCGTTCACTTATGTGCAGTTTTTGTTCACTTTTCTGTCATCCTGAACCACTTTCCGTCATTCCGACTTGTTCGGAATCCTTTTTCAGAAGGACTCCTACCCCTTTCAAACTATAGTTAGATAATAGCACCTCCAAAACCCTTTGTCAAGTAAAAAATGAACTATGGTTTTCATTCCTCGCCACTCTCCCGTCATTCCCCGCCCGTCACCCTGAACTTGTTTCAGGGTCTCAGTAAATCATTGATTTTAAAGAGATGCTGAAATAAATTCAGCATGACGGACTATGTGTTTTATCAGTTTTTAGACAGGCTCCACATCCCATATTTTTATCAACCAAATAGGGCATTTCTAAATTGGCTTGACACATTGCAAAATTTCCCTTGAAATTAGCACATAAAGTATTTATAATTCACTCAAGAGGATAGACATAGGGACATATGGAAGACATAGCATTACTTAAGAGGATTGAATTCTTTAATGGGCTTACTACACTTGAGCTAACACAGCTAAGCAGGATTACGGAGAGAACCACTTTTAAGCAGGGACAAGAGATAGTCACGCAGGGTGCGGTCTGCGATGCAGTGTATATCCTTAAGGATGGCTCTGTAAATGTGATAAAGGATGGAAAGCTTCTTATAACCTTAGATAAAGGCTCTCCTATAGGGGAAATCTCGTTTGTGGATGGAGGACCAAGGTCAGCCTCTGTAACTGCGGAAACAGATTCTGTTTTAATCAAGATACCTATTAGTGCCTTTGTAGAGCTTATGAGTAGGGAAAAAGATATTGCATGCAAGATATATAAGTCTATTGCAGTAACACTCTGCCAGAGGCTCAGGGATGCAAACGACACCCTGCTTTTGCTTTCCGGTGGAGAGCAGGAAACCTGAAAATTTTTAATAGACATTCTCTGTATAAGGTGCTATACTTTTTTAAGACTTTATAGAAAGGAGGGTAATGTATGAAAAAGACACTGGCAATATTGCTGGTAATGCTTCTTGCCTCTACAGTCGCCTTTGCAGGCGATAAAGGGGATAAGGACTTCTGGTCAAACCTTAAGGGCAAGATCGAGAAAGTAACTCCAAAGGGCTCTCAGGGCACAACTGCGGTTGGAGGAGTAAGAGGGGCAAAGGACGAAGGAGAGTCTCTTTACTGGAAAGGCAAAGCGCCTGAGGTTTCAAAGGAGGAGCTGGAGAGCTTCAACAGCGCGCTTGATTCTGCAATAAAGGGACAGAAGACAGATGCAATTGCAAAGTTTGAGGCTTTCCTTAAAAAATATCCTTCGAGTGCCCTTGCAGTGGATGCAAAGGAGTCCCTGAAAAAGCTGAGAGAATAAACTGTAGCAAATTTGCAGCATCCATTGGATAAAATGATACATGCGTAGAGGGGAAAGTGGTTGATTTTAAAGGATTCCCCTCTGGCATTTTATTTGCAGGGTTAGGCGCAAAGAGCTCTGTTGTTGGAGGAGGATATATGAGAAAGGTTTTGTTTGTTTTATGTTTACTCTCTCTAATTGCCATTCCTGCTTTAGCAGTTGCCATCGGCATTGAGGTTGGTGTTGGTGTGTGGAGCGAGGAGCCTTCAGGCACATTATCCTATAAGCCTGTGGCTTTAACCGATAATCTGGACTTGGAAAGAGACCTTAAATACGACACCGAGACCCGTGCCTTTGGAAGGGTAAAGATAGATATGCCACTTGTCATCCCCAATATCTATATAATGGCAACCCCAATGAGCTTTAAAGGAAGAGGTTCAAAGACTGCTAACTTCAGTTGGGGCGGAAAAACATATGATTTTACTCAACCATTTGACTCGGAACTTTCAATGGACCATCTCGACATAGCCTTCTTTTATGGCATCCCGGGCTTAAAGAAGCTCACCCTCGAAAAACTCAATCTTGAGCTTGGGCTTAATGCAAGGCTTATAGATTTCTATGCAGAGGTAAGCGGAACTGAGGATGTCACAGGCAATTCTATTAGGGAATCAAAGAGCCTTACAATCCCAATTCCAATGCTCTATGCAGGCATTCAGGTTATGCCCATAAAGAAACTATCCATAGAGGCAGAGGGAAGAGGCATTGCATATGGAGGTGACCACTACTATAGCCTCATAGGAAGACTAAAGGTAAAGACAGTAGGTCCCCTTTTCATAGCAGGCGGATATAGATATGACGACATAAAGTTTGAGGAAAAGGATATAAACGCAGAGGTCAAATTTCAAGGACCCTTTGCAGAGGTAGGTCTCAAGTTTTAAATGCAGATTTTATTAAAAAAACTTGACAAAAAAAGGCACATGGTGGTATAAAGTTTAGAACTTGTTATTTGAAAGCATAATTTCATTTTATGGTAAAGCTTCCATATGGAGGCAAAGCTTGTATGGGGAGGTGATAAAAAGAGCCAGATAAAATAGATAAAGGGCAAAGTAAAGCATCTGCCTTAGGCGGATGAAAGCATGTGGCTGTCAAATATTATATGGCAGTCAAACTAACTCGGAAGGAGGGTTAGAAATTGAAGAAATTCTTAGCAATAGTTTTAAGCAGTCTTTTCGTTTTAGGTATTGCAGGAGTGGCATTTGCTGTTCAGGCAGAGATTCCTGCTGATACAACTGCGGTTACTGCAAAAGGTGCAACCAATGTTACCATTGACGGTAGCATCAGAATCCGTGGTGCGATGAGTCAACTTGACATGGACAGTGATGTAGGTGGCACAAGCTCATCCTATGACCACAGGGTAACACTCGGTGCAACCGCAAAGCTTGAGAAGGTAACAGGCAGAATCCTCTTTGAGGCTGGTGGTGGTGCAAGCTCAGATGTTTATACCCCAGGCACTAATGATGGTGCTACAGGTGTCTATACGCAGGGCAATGCAAAGCAGTCCACACCAATGCTCCTTGAGTCCTGGATTCTGTATAAGGGTGACAAAGTTGGCTTAAAAGCAGGTCATATGCCTTTAGCATTAGGAAACAATCTCTTCTTCAACCACACAAAATTCGGGGATGATGCAATAGTCCTTTTCATGGACCCTACAAAGGAGATTCATGTAGGATTACTCACAATAAAGATTGATGAGGAAAGCTCTGAAGTCAAGGGTAATACAGAGGATTCAGATGCATATGTAGGACTTATGACATTTAAGTCAGAGGCATTTAATGCATCTGCGGATATAACATACCTGATTGATGGAGACTTTCTGGCAGCTAATGGACTTAAGTTCTATAACATCGGCTTAAGAGGAGATACAAAGGTTGGTCCTCTTACAGTCAAGGCAGACCTTGAGCTACAGTCAGGTAGTGTAGAAGAAGGCGTCTCAGCAACTCAGGACTACGACTTATCAGGCTCAGCCATTATGCTTGGCGCAAGCATGAAGCTTGACCCTGTCTCATTAAGCCTTGAGATTGGAAGAGGCTCTGGTGATGACTCTGGAACGGCTAATGAGCTTGAGACTTTTGTAACAAGCTTAGGCGCTGGTGCACCTTATCCAGCATTCATCTATGGGCCAAGGGTAAAAACAGCCGCAAATGCTACTAACACAGGTATAGCCAACACACAGTATATAAAGGTTGGTGCAGGTGCAAAGGTTGGTCCTGTTGATGTGAAGGCTGACCTCCTCTTGCTAACAGCAGTTGAGGAAGTAGACCTCGGTAGCAGTGGCACAAAATCCGATGACCTTGGTATGGAGTTTGATGCAAAAGGAACATATAAGCTCGCAAAGAACCTCACATACTGGATAGAGGGTGGATACTTTATGCCAGGCGATGCATATAAGACAGCAACAAAAGATGCTGACAGTGCCTGGGCATTAAGGCATGGATTAGAGTTGAGCTTCTAAGTAAGCTAAAGTAGAGAATCTTTAAAAGGCGTTCCCGACTATTCGGGAGCGCCTTTTTTCTGTTTGCAAATAAAACAGTCCTTTTGCTATCCTTACCATGTATGGCTGAATTTTATTTTAAAATAAAAACACCCCTCAATGTTGAAATTAGAACTACTAAGGAGTACTGGCAATACCTCATCACTAAAAAGCATAAAATAATGGAAAACAAAGAGGCTCTTGTAAGAGAGACCTTAAATCAACCCGACGAAGTCAGGCAGAGCAAAATTAATAAAGATGTTTTCCTTTATTACAGGAGATTTGATAAACTATATTGTATAGTTGTAAAACACACAGGACAGGAAGGTTTCCTGATAACTGCTTATCCTGTGGACAAAGTAAAGGAAGGAGAAGTGGTATGGACAAGGTAGTGGTTTATTATCATAAAGACTCTGACACAATGGATATCTGGTTTGGTAATCCAGAGGATGAAGTTATATGCGAAGAAGCCGGCGAGGGGATTATCTTAAAGAAAGACAAAGATGGTAAGGTAATAGGCATAGAAAAGCTGTATGTAAGCAGGACAGTCGGTGCCAGCCAGCCATTGCCGGTTGAATTAGTGGTTGCTTAATAGGAGGGATAAAAGAATGATGACCTATGTGCTTATTTTCCTTTCCATTATTGCAGTTGGTGGTTTGATTTATGCATTGTGGGAACGAACCCATCCTAAAAAGCAATAGAGCTGTTTTATATTCTTGTATTTGGTCTTGGCTTGCATTTAGCTTTAGCCTATCTTAAACTTTCCTTATGTCAGGCATTGCAATATGGCTAACAGGGCTTCCAGGAAGTGGTAAAAGCACAATCGCAGATGCCATTAAAAAAGAATACCCTGAATTTATCGTCTTAAGCATGGATGCCTTAAGAAAGGTTGTTACACCGCAACCTTCATACTCAGAGACTGAAAGGGATATACTTTATCGTGCCCTCGTATATATCGCAAAGACCCTCACAGAGCAAGGAAATAATGTAATAATCGATGCAACTGGAAATCTAAGAAGATGGCGTGAGCTTGCAAGAGAGCTTATCCCCGGATATATAGAGATATATCTAAAATGCTCCCTTTCTACATGCATGGAAAGGGAAAAGAAAAGGTTCAACACACATGAGGCACCTCATGATATATATGAAAAAGGGAAAAAGGGCTGGCCCGTTCCAGGGCTTACTGCTCCATACGAGGAGCCACTTGCCCCTGAGCTTACATTGGATACAGACTCATTAAGTCCTAAGGAGTGCCTGAGGGCTATAAAAGAGCTTTTAAAGAAAGTTTCTACCTTCCCCCAATCTGCCGATAGGAATTTGCATTCTTCCATGTAAAGCCCCTCCCCCCTAACCCTCTCCCGTCAAAGGGAGAGGGGACAATTTAAAAATCCTATCGCTGTTTCAGTGTCCCCCCTGTATGGGTTCAGATACATGTGAGACTGAAATGTTGTATAAAAATTATTTTTATTTCCCACCCACCCTGTCTTAAGGTATGGGGGCAAAGCACCCATGCCCCCTGAAAAGAATCTCCTTTACAGAATTAGGGGATAGGGGGACTTTGTCCCCCCTATAAAAAAATAATTCCCCTCCATGAAGGGTGGGGTCGATAAAGCAAATCGCATTTTTCCTTACAGGACAGGTTTTTGCTTCCTTTTAATTACCCTCTCCCCTTGCGGGAGAGGGCTGGGGTGAGGGGGGTATAACTTGTCTCATATGTCCTGAACCCATACAGTTCCCTTGACAAAGAAGACATTATTTTCTTATTCTCTTCTCAACGGGGAGACATCATTTTTTTATTCCCTCCCCCTTGACGGGGGAGGGATAGGGTGGGGGTGATTAAAATTTGAATACCTCTGCTAAGAATCTCAGAAAAAGACAAACTGAGGCGGAGAAATTATTATGGAGACATCTAAGAGCAAAACAACTGGAGGGTTTGAAATTCAGAAGACAACAGCCTGTAGATAATTACATAGTTGATTTTGTCTGTTTTGAAAAACGGATAGTGGTTGAAGCGGATGGCGGACAGCATGCTATGGAAAAAGACATTGAAAGAGATAGCTACCTTAAAAGACATGGCTTTAAGATATTAAGGTTCTGGAATAATGAAATTCTGACAAACATAAACGGAGTGTTAGATGTGATAAGGGAGAATTGTTTAAAATCACCCTCCCCTTAATCCCCTCCTGTCAAGGGAGGGGAAAGAAAAGCAGCTTCTATAAGAGTCCTTCCAGATGAACTAATAGGAAAGATACAGGCAGGAGAGGTAGTTGAAAGGCCCTCGTCTGTTGTAAAGGAGCTTATCGAGAACTCCATAGATGCAGGAAGTAAAAGGATTGATGTCGAGGTCAAGGGTGCTGGCAAAAGGCTCATCAGGGTCTCTGACGATGGCTATGGGATGCAAAGGGAAGATGCACTCTTAAGTCTTCAAAGGCATACGACAAGCAAGATTACAAATGAGGAAGGGCTTTTTGATATAAAAACAATGGGCTTTAGAGGCGAGGCACTTCCATCGATAGCCTCTGTCTCTCGGCTCCTTCTTATAACAGCCCCAAAAGGCATGAAGTATGGCGTATCCATAGAAACAGAAGGAAGTCGGATAATAAATGTAAAGGATATTGCCACGGTTGGCACAACTGTCGAGGCAAGAGACCTTTTCTTTAATACACCTCCAAGAA is from Nitrospirota bacterium and encodes:
- a CDS encoding TIGR04219 family outer membrane beta-barrel protein → MRKVLFVLCLLSLIAIPALAVAIGIEVGVGVWSEEPSGTLSYKPVALTDNLDLERDLKYDTETRAFGRVKIDMPLVIPNIYIMATPMSFKGRGSKTANFSWGGKTYDFTQPFDSELSMDHLDIAFFYGIPGLKKLTLEKLNLELGLNARLIDFYAEVSGTEDVTGNSIRESKSLTIPIPMLYAGIQVMPIKKLSIEAEGRGIAYGGDHYYSLIGRLKVKTVGPLFIAGGYRYDDIKFEEKDINAEVKFQGPFAEVGLKF
- a CDS encoding adenylyl-sulfate kinase; amino-acid sequence: MSGIAIWLTGLPGSGKSTIADAIKKEYPEFIVLSMDALRKVVTPQPSYSETERDILYRALVYIAKTLTEQGNNVIIDATGNLRRWRELARELIPGYIEIYLKCSLSTCMEREKKRFNTHEAPHDIYEKGKKGWPVPGLTAPYEEPLAPELTLDTDSLSPKECLRAIKELLKKVSTFPQSADRNLHSSM
- a CDS encoding alginate export family protein, with translation MKKFLAIVLSSLFVLGIAGVAFAVQAEIPADTTAVTAKGATNVTIDGSIRIRGAMSQLDMDSDVGGTSSSYDHRVTLGATAKLEKVTGRILFEAGGGASSDVYTPGTNDGATGVYTQGNAKQSTPMLLESWILYKGDKVGLKAGHMPLALGNNLFFNHTKFGDDAIVLFMDPTKEIHVGLLTIKIDEESSEVKGNTEDSDAYVGLMTFKSEAFNASADITYLIDGDFLAANGLKFYNIGLRGDTKVGPLTVKADLELQSGSVEEGVSATQDYDLSGSAIMLGASMKLDPVSLSLEIGRGSGDDSGTANELETFVTSLGAGAPYPAFIYGPRVKTAANATNTGIANTQYIKVGAGAKVGPVDVKADLLLLTAVEEVDLGSSGTKSDDLGMEFDAKGTYKLAKNLTYWIEGGYFMPGDAYKTATKDADSAWALRHGLELSF
- a CDS encoding DUF4258 domain-containing protein, with amino-acid sequence MAEFYFKIKTPLNVEIRTTKEYWQYLITKKHKIMENKEALVRETLNQPDEVRQSKINKDVFLYYRRFDKLYCIVVKHTGQEGFLITAYPVDKVKEGEVVWTR
- a CDS encoding DUF2283 domain-containing protein, producing MDKVVVYYHKDSDTMDIWFGNPEDEVICEEAGEGIILKKDKDGKVIGIEKLYVSRTVGASQPLPVELVVA
- a CDS encoding endonuclease domain-containing protein, with the translated sequence MNTSAKNLRKRQTEAEKLLWRHLRAKQLEGLKFRRQQPVDNYIVDFVCFEKRIVVEADGGQHAMEKDIERDSYLKRHGFKILRFWNNEILTNINGVLDVIRENCLKSPSP
- a CDS encoding cyclic nucleotide-binding domain-containing protein, producing MEDIALLKRIEFFNGLTTLELTQLSRITERTTFKQGQEIVTQGAVCDAVYILKDGSVNVIKDGKLLITLDKGSPIGEISFVDGGPRSASVTAETDSVLIKIPISAFVELMSREKDIACKIYKSIAVTLCQRLRDANDTLLLLSGGEQET
- a CDS encoding universal stress protein, whose translation is MEVKRILYPTDFSEGSLVAVPLLTDLVKKYGAKLYILHVIYDVVRASGWYVPHTSMDELSKDMETGAKKEIEGCCVEELRGYKDIERIVIKGIPHEEILRFAGENKIDLIVIGTHGRKGLDKVIFGSTAAKVVRDAPCPVLTVRVPIRK
- a CDS encoding Mov34/MPN/PAD-1 family protein, translated to MLEASPMRVYLSENAFVDILLSSAEVYKKECLGFLLGYRLADRFIVEHAFSVQTARRKHKAVVFHSKDHKKIEPILTKLDKLQIIGDFHSHTQFGLTKGLAIPSEEDIAGMKPEHIYLIIAINNNEKTLSWGENRDGTVSGSVGRFFFKVSAYFFNNSVRKARIHCPFPPGF